One Desulfuromonadaceae bacterium genomic window carries:
- a CDS encoding sigma-54 dependent transcriptional regulator, with protein sequence MRTILIIDDEETIRESLIGILNDEGFRTSVAQNGEEGLERVKEESPDLVLLDIWMPGIDGVETLRKIKEDRPEQMVIMMSGHGTIETAVKATKYGAYDFIEKPLSLEKVLLSINNALQIGKLVSENRNLKEKIARENEMIGSSKSIIQLKEQLALLAPSSGWVLITGENGTGKELVARSIHAQSSRAQKPFVEVNCAAIPEELIESELFGHEKGAFTGATAMRKGKFDLAHEGTLFLDEIADMSLKTQAKVLRILQERKFERVGGTRTIEVDVRVIAATNKDLVEAINSGSFREDLYYRLNVVPVTVPPLRKRKDDIPALAKHFIEYFCSKESRRIKTLHPEVINALTVYNWPGNVRELKNMIERLVIMTPGDEIMPQHLPSPLGIGHSTNELPNAAVALIPELTFKDAKDYFEKAYLMKKLEENDWNISRTAEQIGLERSNLHRKIKTYGIELKK encoded by the coding sequence ATGCGCACCATCCTGATTATCGACGATGAAGAAACGATCCGCGAGAGTCTTATCGGTATATTGAACGATGAGGGGTTTCGAACCAGCGTTGCTCAAAATGGCGAGGAAGGCCTGGAACGAGTCAAGGAAGAGAGCCCTGATCTTGTGCTGCTTGACATCTGGATGCCAGGCATTGACGGGGTTGAGACGCTCCGCAAGATCAAGGAAGATCGACCGGAGCAGATGGTAATTATGATGAGTGGGCACGGCACGATCGAAACCGCCGTCAAGGCAACAAAATATGGCGCCTATGACTTTATTGAAAAGCCCCTGTCACTGGAAAAAGTGTTGCTCAGCATCAACAACGCATTACAAATAGGCAAACTGGTTTCAGAAAATCGCAATTTAAAAGAAAAAATCGCCCGTGAAAACGAGATGATTGGTTCGAGTAAATCGATCATTCAACTCAAAGAACAACTTGCACTTCTCGCTCCGTCTTCAGGCTGGGTCTTGATTACCGGGGAGAACGGCACTGGCAAGGAACTGGTCGCACGATCGATACACGCCCAATCAAGCCGTGCTCAAAAACCTTTTGTGGAGGTCAATTGCGCAGCGATTCCCGAAGAACTCATTGAATCTGAACTTTTCGGTCATGAGAAAGGGGCGTTCACCGGAGCGACTGCCATGCGCAAAGGAAAGTTCGATCTCGCGCACGAGGGGACGTTGTTCCTCGATGAAATCGCCGACATGAGCCTGAAAACCCAGGCCAAGGTATTACGTATTTTACAGGAAAGAAAATTCGAACGTGTCGGCGGAACCCGGACGATAGAAGTTGATGTTCGCGTGATCGCTGCGACCAACAAAGATCTGGTCGAGGCAATCAATAGTGGATCGTTTCGCGAGGATCTTTATTATCGCCTCAACGTTGTTCCGGTGACGGTCCCCCCGCTGCGCAAACGCAAGGACGACATCCCCGCTCTCGCAAAACATTTTATCGAATATTTTTGCAGCAAGGAAAGTCGACGGATCAAGACGCTGCACCCTGAAGTCATCAACGCCTTGACTGTTTACAATTGGCCAGGGAATGTGCGTGAATTAAAAAACATGATCGAACGACTGGTCATCATGACCCCCGGTGATGAAATTATGCCGCAGCACCTGCCAAGCCCTCTTGGCATAGGACATTCGACAAACGAGCTGCCAAATGCGGCGGTGGCGTTGATTCCTGAACTGACATTTAAAGACGCAAAGGATTACTTTGAAAAAGCTTACCTGATGAAAAAACTGGAGGAAAATGACTGGAACATCTCACGAACAGCAGAACAAATTGGTCTGGAACGTTCCAACCTGCACCGCAAGATCAAGACTTATGGGATTGAACTGAAGAAGTAG